A genome region from Ursus arctos isolate Adak ecotype North America unplaced genomic scaffold, UrsArc2.0 scaffold_18, whole genome shotgun sequence includes the following:
- the EXOSC2 gene encoding exosome complex component RRP4, producing MAVEMRLPVARKLLSESVGRDTKKHLVVPGDTITTDTGFMRGHGTYMGEEKLIASVAGSVERVNKLICVKALKTRYNGEVGDIVVGRITEVQQKRWKVETNSRLDSVLLLSSMNLPGGELRRRSAEDELAMRGFLQEGDLISAEVQAVFSDGAVSLHTRSLKYGKLGQGVLVQVSPSLVKRQKTHFHDLPCGASVILGNNGFIWIYPTPEHKEEDAGGFTANLEPVSLADREVISRLRNCIVSLVTQRMMLYDTSILYCYEASLPHQIKDLLKPEIMEEVVMETRQRLLEQEG from the exons ATGGCGGTGGAGATGAGGCTTCCCGTGGCTCGCAAGCTTCTTAGCGAGAGCGTGGGCCGCGATACTAAAAAACATCTGGTGGTTCCGGGGGACACAATCACCACGGACACGGGATTCATGCG GGGCCATGGAACTTATATGGGGGAAGAGAAGCTCATTGCATctgtggctggctcagtggagagGGTAAACAAGTTGATCTGTGTGAAAGCTTTGAAAACCAG ATATAATGGTGAAGTAGGAGACATTGTGGTGGGGAGAATCACAGAG GTTCAACAGAAGAGATGGAAGGTGGAGACCAACTCTAGGCTGGATTCAGTCTTGCTTCTGTCATCCATGAACCTTCCTGGAGGAGAGCTG AGGAGAAGATCTGCAGAAGACGAGCTGGCTATGAGAGGTTTCTTGCAGGAAGGGGATCTTATCAGT GCGGAGGTGCAGGCAGTGTTCTCTGACGGAGCTGTGTCTCTGCACACGAGGAGTCTGAAATACGGCAAA CTAGGCCAGGGGGTGTTGGTCCAGGTTTCCCCGTCCCTGGTCAAACGGCAGAAGACTCACTTCCATGACTTGCCCTGTGGGGCCTCAGTGATTCTGGGTAACAATGGCTTCATCTGGATCTACCCAACACCTGAGCACAAAGAAGAGGACGCAGGGGGCTTCACTGCAAACCTGGAG cctgtcTCCCTCGCCGACCGAGAGGTGATCTCCCGGCTCCGGAACTGCATCGTCTCGCTGGTCACCCAGAGGATGATGCTGTATGATACCAGCATCCTGTACTGCTACGAGGCATCCCTTCCACACCAG atcAAAGACCTCTTAAAGCCAGAAATAATGGAGGAAGTAGTTATGGAAACGCGCCAGAGGCTTTTAGAACAGGAGGGGTGA
- the LOC130543996 gene encoding umcharacterized LOC128092248 homolog encodes MSPTAPLVSAQTKTLMQRKSLDGFHRPFKKRT; translated from the coding sequence ATGTCACCTACGGCCCCCTTAGTCTCAGCCCAAACAAAAACtttaatgcaaaggaaaagtcTGGACGGGTTTCACAGGCCTTTTAAAAAGCGGACTTAA